One Coffea eugenioides isolate CCC68of chromosome 2, Ceug_1.0, whole genome shotgun sequence genomic window, TCCGCCTTGCCAATCAACCTTTTTGCAAGTCTCAAGATGGAAAAGTCATTCTCCTCCATCAAGATAAATTGTTAAAAAGAATTTAAAGTGATTTTGAGAGAACAtagcaaataaatttggaaaGATTCATAAAAACCATGAGTATGCAACTACAGAAACTTAGCATCCTAAATGGTACATTCTGAATTGCGTGCAAAGGACAAAAGTGACACACGGCTGCAAAACAATGTAAAAATAGACCTTCAATAATTGAGCCTGTAAGCTACGGTCACCAGAAAGCCCCCGCCAAGAAACCTCAAACTGGTAAGCTGAATTTGGAGGTGCAATGATTTTAGCAGCCTCAGCCTTAGCAAGAGTAGCAGCTCGTGCGGCAAGCTCTTGAACTGATGTCTTCAACTCATGCTTGCCATTGGTGCTGCTTCTCTGTGATTAAAAACCAAAAGAATCAGTAGAGAAAAAGAGAACCCAAGGGCAGGCTGAGTCTTAGCATATAAATCCACAAATCACGCTACAATTTTGATAATAGCCAGCTGATCACAAAGTCATGCCATGCACATATAaaatctataattattttagaCCTGTTTGTGAAAGCAAAAAGTATTTGCAGACCGTTGACATAAAAGATCAATCTGCAACTTTTCATTATCTTGTTCTCTTAAATCTTTGTTATTAAACTATTTGCCCTTTCTAATCATCAAAATTGAAATGTTAGAATTGTTTGTTGCCCCTAATCTTCTTAAACATTCACTATCTTTCTAAAAACACCAGCTCTTAACGAAAAGattatacaagaaaagaaaacaatggACCTTCGTTGTCTCCAAAGCAGTGTTCTGAAGAGCTGGTTCATGAGAAGCATTTCCATTTTGATCCTTAGTCTTCATACTAGTACCATCAAGTCGCATAGCTGTCTTTAAAGGAATTTCTCCATTATTACCCTGCCAATCACAGCTTAAAGTTCAGAGAAATGACTTTTGCCCACTATCTGATAAAAGAAGATACTGATCAAATGTAAAgctattttttccaaaaatttccaaCCATCACAAATGTAAAGCCATTTTTTATCATCCAAAATACATTCTTAAGAATCTCTATGACAGGTCAGGTGCAATGAATATGAAGCTCCAAAGCCCATGCTTTCACCTTGCAACGAAGATGACTATAAAACTCTTAAACACAAAATAAACCTTCAGGAAACAGAATGAACTGTCCCAAAGACATGTTTTTACCTCCAGAAGCTAAAggagcaagaaaagaaaagaaggtgaTTTACTGGAGTCCTTTTTAACTCACAGTAGTTTTGCTCCCAGCCAAGCCAAACCAAATAGtatacatatatacaagcaGTCAAAAAAGTGAAAGAAGAAACTCCATTGTTCAGACCTTTGTATGATCATCCTGAACTTCAGCCACCATTCCACTATTAAAATCACTGGAGACAGGTTTGACCCCATTTACAGCTTTGTTTGTCTCAACCTTTGGCTTTCCAGCTTTTTGCAACCCTTGCACAGAGCTTGTTGATGCTCTAGATACCTTCTTAAGAATTTCCTGGAAATTGACAATGACTGAtaaaaaatggaagaactaTATCCAGAGATAGCAGTAATATATGACTCAAGTACTCAAGGATTATTAGTTTAATTGAATTTGCCGTCTTAAGTGTTCAGAGGCATGTGAAAACTTTGACAAACTGAGTCCTCAAATCTATTTCTTTACAAGAATaagagaacaagaaaattgattaCAAGGTAAGGAGTAAACCTTATCTAGCAAAGATTTGGCTTCTGCATATTGCTTCTTGATCTCCTGGTTTTGTGGCTCTAACCTCAAGGCAAATTCAGCATCTGCAATCAGTCATACTTCATCAGAAATACttcttttttaaataaatcaaaaagagGTTTCATAGGATCCATAATAATACCATCATAGGCTTCTTTTAGTTTGCCAAGCTCTTTTCTGGCTGTTGAACGACGAGAATAGGCCTTAATGTAGCGATCATCTAGATTTAAGGCCTCAGTACAGTCACTCTCAGCCTCCTCGAATCTAATTTAAAATGAGGAGAACATGTCACTTCTTATAGTGTGTACATTTTATCTTATAAAAGAGAATAATTTCTCTATTCTGGAAATAATAAAACTAAGAAGATAGTTGATATGAacttgccttttgattttgatatAAGCCATAGCCCTATTAGCATAAGCAACTGCAGTAGGCAACAATGCAATGCTTCTAGAGTAACAGTCAATTGCTTCATTAAACTTCTTATGTTTAAAATATTCATTGCCCTACGCAAGATAGAAAGTAAGAATCAGTATCAATACAAGACAAACATGTCATTCTAAACCATATTTGTTGAGTGTGAAGCATACCAACTCTTTCTCCGAGTTTGCATCAACTGAACTCTCTTCTGTCATGAAACCACTTGATAACTGCCTTATTGCATCATAGTTTCTCAAATAATCATATTTTTTAGCAGCATCACCAATATGCTCATTGGCATTTTTTTCAACTGCATGTCTCTCACCAACTCTTGAGCTACTAGACAGCTGATTAGCATTTGCTACATTATGATTATGTCTTTGAGCAAGGAGATCCTGAAATAAAACTTGATCCAATCAATAATCAAAAACAACACTTATGTAATAAAAAAAACAGTAAAAATCAGAAAATGCAATCAAAAGATCACCTTCATGTCTTCCCCTTTGGCACCACTTAAATGCAATCAAACAAGAAtagaaaatgaaagggaaaagaaaaacaaagaaaaatttgcAAACAGAAATGCATTCACACTGACTAAATTCACTGTCAGGGTGAAGtggctataaaaaaaaaaaaaaaaaaaaaaaaacactctcGATGTAACTGCCAACAATTCTCTAAGATAGAGCATTCTAACAGAATTCTGCACATGAATATGATTTCGTATGCTGAGACAGTCAAGGGTTGAGTAACTGCACATCTTAACTacaagaaaacagaaaacttaCTGCCTTCTCCTTGCCTCGGGATTGTGACTTAAGTTTCTTGTCTTTATCCTTGAATGATAATTCCCAATCCTGTAAATTATTCAGAAGCCCCTCAAAGTCCTGTTCAACCAAAATCATCACTAAGGtaggtgtaaaaaaaaaaaaaaaaaaactaacgaGCAACATCATGTTTGTACTTTCTCTGGGCCAATTTAGTCCAGTAGTACACACTTTAGAcgtaaagaaaaataatacAGTCcagtaacattaaaaaaaatgcacCTCCATAGTTCTCAacatctattttcttttttttcctcgtACAAGAATATATTTCGCAAAGAAATCTTACAGCTAGCTCGATTTCATCCACAACTTAACACGGCTTTGAAATCCTTCCCGGACCACAAAATAGTGAACTCACAGAATAGAATTACTACAGGCCTTGACTCCACTAGATAAACATAAACACAATGATGAAGTTACTGCTCTCAGAATTTTATTTACACTTTTCATTTCTAGTCAAGAAATGGATTCTACCAACCCTATAATCTTCAACCATTTTCATCTAATTTCTTCTTAATTTCCATGAACAAATAAAGCAGCAAATTTGAAGGGTTCTTCTTGCTTGAATACCTCCAACTTCTCCACCAGCAATGTGATGGTACTTACTGCAATAGAACTAATACCTCCAGCAAGTATAGAATCCAGACCTTAAAATCAACAAgcccacaaaaaaaaatgcaaaagctAAAGCCGTTTCGATATTGAAATCATGCTTGGTGAAAAGATACTACAGCAATGCTGCTCTGCTAACAAATAGAAGAGAAAATGCATATGCACCTGAGCTTGATCGCGAGAATGCTTGGAGGGAACCCTAGACATTGCTGGGAATAGAGGGCACGGCAGTCGGAGAAGAAGAGAGAGCGGAAGCAGTTCAGAATTCAGATGCTTCTAGAATTCCAAGGGGAGAAAGAAACACATTTCATTTTAATACTACCATCGAAGCTGGATCAACTTTAAGGCTTAATTACAAATTGTACCCAGTAATTAGGAGTTAGTGCAAATTGACCCCCTGCATTTACAAAATTTacaaactaatttttttttgttcttcatTATTTCTCTTATATGTGTAGTTTTACTTTTTTCCCTTCCCACTCTATTGTAAATATTGATAATATTGTGCTAAATAATCTTTTTCCTCACTTAAATATAGATTATTATTTCTTATGAAAAGTTTTTAAGGGTAGACTACTATATTTATCAATGGATAGAGTTTTTAATGAAGCAAACTGTTTACGAACGTATTTATGTTCGAATCGTTTGAATTCGAAAAAAGTACAATTGTTTAATAAACGAATGCAGTTCAAACACAATATTAGACTCGTTTAATAATCGAACCGAACATGAACCTCTTCGTGaacacatatatataaatataaatacaatTAATATTATTAAATACATATTATATTTTACTAAAAAAGTACTTATACATAAATTagcattatttattttttattctaaaCAATGTATTATTTATTAACAATATAATTAGATCATCTTCAAAATCAAATTCGAGAACGAGCCAAATTCGAGCCGTGCTTGACCTTGAATTTGGCTCGTATAGTTTAACAAGTTGAGTTTAAGCTCAATCTTAAATGTTTATACAAATAAACGAATCAAATTCAAACGATATTTGTAATTTGTTAATATTCGAATCGAACTTGAACCTATTTGTATAATATACGAACAAAGCCTGAACATCAAGCATTCAACTCGATTTGTCTCGTTAAAAGCTCTACCTCTAGACTACTTCAATCGTATAGCCCCTTCATtcctattaaaaaaaatattttttgatcaTAATATGTtaaagaatttatttttatagttaaatataatattgttattttttatgaAAATATTTAATGGTTGAGAAACTTATTTACCAATAaactatacttttttttttcaacaaacaCCAATAAACTATACAAATAACTTTTGCCACTTAACTATTTTTAGTTAAAATCACCCACTTAACGCACAAAATTGTTTTATAAATAACCATTCGTTTTGGTTTTGCCATTAGATATCATGCATTTCCATTAGCTCGGAGGATGCGTATGGAATTTTATGTGGATGGTAACTATACACTTTGCTTAAGCACAGGCTAGAGATTGTATCTGCACGTTTGTTCATATTCAACTGTTGAAGCAGACAATTGAGCCTAGCTGAAAAGTAAATTGTATCCAACAAATGAAAAAGCAAGTTGCAAGATTACCAGAGTCagatttcaacatttaatctaTAGCCAAGACAgcatgaaaaattgaaaatcatCTCTACATCGTTACTAACGCAGCAGACCAACAGATTTCAGCACAAAAAGGGAGAATAAGTCACTTGTACGCAAAAACATAACAAGCAAATTTCTGCAGCTTTTAACCAACTTTGTGATTCTGGTACCACAAACCTAATAGCATTACAAGATTTACAAGACAACTTGATGATAATTCTAGACAAATGTCAACCCGCATTCTGGTGGGGCATGACAATTTCAGTAAACCAACACCAAGGCATATGTAGGCTTTCTTGCATATTACAACTCCAGCCTTGAAGATCTGCATCTTGGTCCTTCTATGAGGGGGGATCAAATTGCTTCAAGAAACTCCCAAAAGCTGCACTCCAAATGGACACCGTACCAAAATGACTTACATTGATCCATGCAGCCAGGCGGTTGTAGAGTGCAAAAACAATCTCTAAAGAGAACATTAATAAGGAACCTATCAAAGCTATACCAAATAAAGTAATTAA contains:
- the LOC113761528 gene encoding RNA polymerase II-associated protein 3 isoform X2 is translated as MSRVPSKHSRDQAQDWELSFKDKDKKLKSQSRGKEKADLLAQRHNHNVANANQLSSSSRVGERHAVEKNANEHIGDAAKKYDYLRNYDAIRQLSSGFMTEESSVDANSEKELGNEYFKHKKFNEAIDCYSRSIALLPTAVAYANRAMAYIKIKRFEEAESDCTEALNLDDRYIKAYSRRSTARKELGKLKEAYDDAEFALRLEPQNQEIKKQYAEAKSLLDKEILKKVSRASTSSVQGLQKAGKPKVETNKAVNGVKPVSSDFNSGMVAEVQDDHTKGNNGEIPLKTAMRLDGTSMKTKDQNGNASHEPALQNTALETTKRSSTNGKHELKTSVQELAARAATLAKAEAAKIIAPPNSAYQFEVSWRGLSGDRSLQAQLLKATPPTSLPQIFKNALSASLLMDILGCIATFFVEDVDLAVKFLENLTKIPRFDMIVMCLSSADKADLFRMWNEVFSQTTPEYAEILSRLRSRYRLQN
- the LOC113761528 gene encoding RNA polymerase II-associated protein 3 isoform X1, yielding MSRVPSKHSRDQAQDFEGLLNNLQDWELSFKDKDKKLKSQSRGKEKADLLAQRHNHNVANANQLSSSSRVGERHAVEKNANEHIGDAAKKYDYLRNYDAIRQLSSGFMTEESSVDANSEKELGNEYFKHKKFNEAIDCYSRSIALLPTAVAYANRAMAYIKIKRFEEAESDCTEALNLDDRYIKAYSRRSTARKELGKLKEAYDDAEFALRLEPQNQEIKKQYAEAKSLLDKEILKKVSRASTSSVQGLQKAGKPKVETNKAVNGVKPVSSDFNSGMVAEVQDDHTKGNNGEIPLKTAMRLDGTSMKTKDQNGNASHEPALQNTALETTKRSSTNGKHELKTSVQELAARAATLAKAEAAKIIAPPNSAYQFEVSWRGLSGDRSLQAQLLKATPPTSLPQIFKNALSASLLMDILGCIATFFVEDVDLAVKFLENLTKIPRFDMIVMCLSSADKADLFRMWNEVFSQTTPEYAEILSRLRSRYRLQN